atccctggattgtttgtctttgtgttccAAACATAAAGCAACATaatttgtatgtgaagagaaatgcAATGAAAGGTGCGTTTGCAtgcggagcagtgacgtcacattagcagcaggcgtaatctgaacacctgaggtcggatgttaacagcagatgtgaacagagcgtcaacagaacatctaagaaatgtgagaatcatttttaaacagcagttaccaCATGTCTGTCACCGCTGCTCCTCCTGGCTCCGCGTGCGCGCGTGGAAAGTCCGAGTGGCAAACCGGAAGTGGATGATTCCAATTAGATTTATCAAGAGGCACCACCGCCACGATTTTTTCTACTTAATCACATGTTTACATATCCTTTATTTTGCATGAAAATGCCCCCAATTCTGTTACCaagtatataaaatgtattgaattgtattgattatgactttttatatgtcattaaccttgtctctttctctccctagtttgtgtccttccttccttccctctctctctctctctctgtattctcatcatgcaggttgcaggatcaagatccagtttccgaggctacgctcatcgtcaccattattattattttgtaaattaaaaagtcgatatcagtaactgtataaacttgtaacctgatacagttgttgtgtatctgctgctggtctccctctctctcttctgtctctccctcatctccctcttgtccttcctctccccccattttctgtcccccacctctccactgtcccccatttttcctttcactccaaccggtcaaggcagatgaccgcacatctctgagcctggttctgtcagagatttcttcttcagttaagagggagttttttctctccactgatgtctagtgcttgctcattgtgtgaactgttgggggtctctgctctctttgatgttgtctatgtacagtgccttgagataatgtatgttatgatttggcgctatacaaataaaattgaattgaattattggATTTTATTGAAAGGTTTTTCACATAAACCATAGATGTTGAATTTCAATGTTTATGGTCCTGAACAAGTGCTTGCCCTCAACCACAACAACCGCCACATCTGCTTCCTGTGTTTTGAGGCCTTGAGGCATCTGTGGTGTTTGGAACCGTTCATGACGACTGTCTGTGCTCTGATTATGATCTTTTATATTGAGTGATTAGTAAGATAACTTGAACACTAATATAAAACTTCATTTTCGCGTGTGTAAAGGAGACGTGCTAACGATGCAGCTGTATCTCAAAGCTCCCTCAGTAAAATATGAAGCACCAGCAATTAAAGCTCTGTGGCGCCGGCCCTGCCACTTTtccttgttgtgttttgtgatttgcAGAAGTGTCTTCTTCCGAGTTGTGGTatgatttgcacttcagggccacgTAGAAATGTCTATGTGGAACACTGACGAATAAATCTATGTAATAAATAAGTGGCAAAACCAACCGATAGTGAATACAGTAAgctgaaaagtataatgacgtaattaaaggttaaaattATCAGTTTAATggtttaattaacaaattaaacttTAAGACCTATAAGCagtgttcatgtgattttacacattcatactGTTGCTGCATAATAATGGTGATAAATAATCATACCAAGAAGATCTATAATCGTGACATCCATAGACTTCATTTATACAAAAGAATTACATTTTCCATACACCttataaaaaagacaaaccacCTTGATGATTATGAATGTGTGACCCACTTATTACAACAAtgaatttataaaaacaacaagggTGACACACCCCTTAATTCTTTGCACCCTTGTCGAGACACATCATGAGGAAAATTcagaaaaatttaaataaagactgCACAGAAGGTAGCGGATATGTAAGAAAACCATTGTGATGACatcatatacaaataaaaaaaatcccatgcTTGATGTGAAAGAGCTGTGGTTCAGACAGGTATTTATAGAAAGTGCACTTGGAAGCGTTACGAGCCACACATCAGGCACTCGTCTTTGTTTGCTAAGGAACAAACCATGGCAGCAGTGTTTTGCTCTTtggtctcctcctccacactctTGCCAGACTGGGCCTCCTTTAGTTTCTCCTTGTTCAGTGTGAACTGAATGGGCTTGGCGGCGGGTTTCGTCCGCAGGTAATACATGCCAGTTTTCAGGCCCTGCCGAGGAAAGAGCACAAGCTTAATAAACATGCGGTTTCTTGGACCTACACTAGATGGTAGCGTGTCGGCGCTGACTTACCAACTTCCAACCATAAAAGTGCATGCTGGTTAGTTTGCCATAGTTTGGCTCAGCAATGTGGATGTTGAGTGACTGGCTCTGGTCAATGTAGGCGCCGCGATCGGCAGCCATCTTCAGCACAGTCTTCTGGGAGATTTCCCACACAGTTTTATACAGCTGCTTCAGATCGTCAGGAATCTCTGCAATATCCTGTGGACAAGTCAGACATTTGAATacacagtgcttaacaaatgtattagaccaccatcCAAATGatacacagcagcagctaaatGAACAAAGGTATTcaatgtttctgtaatggttaatacggcagtatgtagaagctctttaaccaattGAATATGAATTTTtaaatttactgttttacaaaaatggagaaaaataaataaaaaatattacagcacattattatttcttgattaatgaaattatagttatttgtttgcattcctgaacagaaaatgtagttttagtggttgaatgttatacTTGATTAACTTCTGACTCTTTACCTGGATGGAGCCGTTCTGAGCGATCAGCTGGTTCTTCATTTCATCACTCCACAGTCCTCTCTCTGTGAGGTCCTTCAGCAGGTGAGGATTTACAATCTGTAAGAGGCAGAAATGAACACTTAACACATGTTCCTTTTTACAAGGAAGACACGTGACTTTAAAAGCTGAAGTGTGGgacttataaatataaatgaatatccGTTAGCTCAGTGACTGTTCCGGTCGAGCAGGAAGTAccaatctttttaatgaactgattctaatgattcagcaGTCActagtttttatgtttgtgtcatgtatAAAACGTCAAGACAGTTTCATGCAGATGATGACTCAGATGATGATTTagtttgattttatggctgtagaattgtccaaaaatgttCAATAAGTGCTCCTGcacctttttccaagataacttttcACTTTCgttatctggcagttattcaaccgtttccTACATATTCCTACCGTACTGAGCGCTGGTGGCTACTGTAATGACaggtatatgggcgcaaagctctatttctctgctttctggcaTCCATCATCTCAGTTtctgaattttctagatatcacaaacagtctcggagttacggtaatgagaagaacgtatgccaaatcctgtcagcgaTGACAGGATGGTAAGAGAAGGATTAAGgtttaaaatgactttagtgCTCACCTGAAACTCTCCTGAGAGCACCCTGCGGGTGTAGATGTTGCTGGTGTACGCCTCAATCGACTCGTTGTTCCCGAGGATCTGGGCAGTGGAGGCTGTTGGCATCGGGGCCATGAGCAGACTGTTCCTCACGCCATGTCTGAGAACACACGGTGGTAAGACAGGGCTCAAGTCAGGGACGGGCTACAATCTTTACACATGAGATgagaaatatcaacaacaaagaaCACACTCATGAAAACTTACTTTGCAATTTTCTCCTTCAGTGCGCTCCAGTCCAACAAATCTGTTGGTGTTTTACCCCACATATCAAACTGAAGgatctgaaaaacaaataaaaaaactttagGACATGAGCCCCACCTGCTCAACCTCGACCCCACAAAGGATTTAAGACCCTGTGAAATCTACTCACTCCCTTGCTGACAGGAGAACCGGCGTAGGTTTGGTAAGGGCCGAGCTTCTCTGCCAGCTCACAGCTGGCCTCCAGTGCAGAGTAGTAGATGGTCTCAAAGATCTGAATGTTCAGCAACTGGGCCTCTGGGCTTTCAAATGGATATCGCATGAGGATGAAGGCATCAGCCAGACCCTGCACACCGATTCCAATTGGCCTGTGACGTTTGTTTGACCTTTCCGCCTGTGCAGCAAGACAGAAGATAAGATAAATagaatcctttattagtccaacaatcaaacacacacgacTGTGCTGTGTGGTTAGTAAAAATGTAACACTGGACAAAGGAAAATACCTCAGGCACTGGATAGTAGTTGATTTCAATAATCTTGTTCAGGTTTTTGACGATGACTTTGGTGACGGCAGCAAGCTTTTTAAAGTCAAAGGTCTTTTCTGGAGTGACGTACATGTTGAGTGCGATGGATGCCAGGTTACACACCGCAACCTGAAACAACAAAATAGATCGATGTGCtttaaacaacagcaaaacatttACTGTGAAAATGTAGTGTTCTGCCTGATTGTAAATATAGTGACGTCTGGTGAATGTTTTGACTGGCTCTCTTCAAGCTTCTGCTTCTActtcaaaaacactgaactatccctttaagtttAGAGAACCAAGCTGAGCATGAAGCCTCACCTCATCCTCGCTGGTGTACTCGACTATCTCTGTGCACAGATTGCTGGATTTGATGGTGCCCAGATTCTGCTGGTTGCTCTTCCCATTGCACGCGTCCTTGTACAGCATGTACGGCGTCCCCGTCTCCGTCTGTGACTCGATGATGGCGTACCACACCTGCTGAGCCTTCACCACACGCTTGGCCCGTCCCTCCTTTTCATATCTGAGGACAGTGAGGAGACAAGTTAACGCTGAGGAAAAGTCTTATTTGTTGAGAGCAATGTTTGCGCGTGCCGATTTCTCTTACTTTGTGTATAGTTCTTCAAATTCCTTTCCCCAGCAATCTTCTAACCCAGGACACTCACCGGGACACATCAGAGACCAGTCCTATAAAAgacattaataaatgaagtgttTCATTTTACTGTAACCAACGTGTGTGcgtaggataaaaaaaaacagggttgAATGATTTGACAGAATGTGATTTGATGTCAAGGTTCAGTCAATTATTCACCGCTTAATAAATCTAAAAACATGACAATTGTTATCACATGAATGATTTTGTGAAAACGTTAAAGAATGTTTTGTGAAAAAGTTAACGTTTCATGTGTTCCACAAGATTTCATGATAAAGGAGCAGAATTTAAAATTAGGAcggcaactaacaattattttcatcaaacatttatctattttatcgATTAACTGAgtaattaaatgttaataaaatgttttaaaacgttgatcagtgtttaccaaacctcgaaatgatgatgttctcaaatgtctttttgtccacaaaccaaaatgatcaaaTTTTAATAATTTCACACAATacttgacaattcatttagtactcaattattaattgttgcagccctatttaaaatattaatatttgtaaCCGATTAACCATTAATCGTAAAATACCAGTAACGGTGGGTCAGATTTGCCGCACAGCATATATCCTGGATTGTATTAAGAACAACTCAATAAAGTATTCCGTTAAGTGCAGGTATTACCATTTGCTAATTCTGTTATTTAaaatttatttaacctttatttaaccaggttagTCCAATTGAGATCAAAAGATCTCTTTTGCATGGGAGACCGGGCCAAGAATGCAGTAGCATAAttacataaataacaacaaacataaaacactcGCACACAGAgctttaaaggccacatagaccgaaagctccaattaacgctgcgtttgtgtgtgtatctgcgtcattacctcgtttatgaaaccctaaagtttcagaaccaacagttcagccactgctgagaaaatagtgttgtattgtttttctgGGCTCTGCCAAGCGGATCTGCACTTCCCgaagctgatgatgtcatcagaaatcctcaccactcctctcaccaaattcaaccgcagaagaagaagaactactctcgttgtagctgctgagcatatCGGTTGAGAACATGTCTTCGAAAAAAAGATCAGTTTGCTCTGTTCTGGGTTGTAGTAAACAAGGAAagacgctccacaagctccccACCAACGAGCAAAcaaaagctcagtggatattGGTCATTTTTGATGGGAATGCccctgctacatttcccaaaatTCTCCATGTATGTGCCAACCACTTCAgaggattgttacacaaacttcGCGCAACACAAAGCAGGGCACAGCACCACACTTCGCCTCAAAGAAGGAGCAGTGCATACAATACATGCTGGATTACCTGCAGCACAAGTAAGTATTTCAAACAGTaatactgtctttgtgtgctcgTTCTgccgtttagcattagcgatagccggctacaTGCTAAGCTACACGCGTTCGCTCGTGTTTCAAttgcgtgtatgtgtctctcctATGCCGGTAAACGCGGCTGTATTAtgggtgactatccggggagcacAGAGCTAAGCAGGCTAATCGCTGTAGAGGTTTGGGACCGTGTTCGCTCGTTCCAATTGCGTGCATGTGTCTCTCTCGCTTGTAAACACAACGTTATTCAGGCGATGAGCTCATTAAAGGTGGTGtaggaaatgtgtgtttatgtagggAACAAGTTATAGTCGAATTGGGGCAGATTCAGGAAAGGTAATGAAGTAGAAAGCCAGTCTTTTTAGCATGatctgtattattgttttaacctTTACTATTTTCCATACCAGGATCGTTTTATCCACACgggcacacaaacagaagctcCAAGTGTGAGAACATGTGCCACTCAACTGTCAGTTGGGACCTTGAAAACACACGTGCACAGCCAAAGTAAGTAGAATTGAAATTTCAAAAGAACCAAATTAGTAAAGAGCATGAAATGTTCACACATTGTCTTATCTATCTGCTCCATAGGGACCCAGACACCAGTGTTGTCACACGAGACTGCTGGCACACAAACCACACTGCCTGAGtacatgttttcatccacaccTATAAAGGGGCCAGGGTTTGAACCACAAAACAGAGCATGTgttgagtcagaggaggaagagggattCACCTCACCAGAGTCACAGACCCAAATGACTCAACCTTTAGTCCTGGCGGATCCCTAACAACACACGATTCAACAATGTCGTAAGTACTGACTTCAAGTTCACTAGGCTTGTCACTTCAGATCAAAGAAATGAGGCTAAATGCTTTTTGTCTTGTTACATTTGTAGGACTGAAAGTGCTGTATACATTGTTTGAGTCCTGCCTGAGGGAGCTTTTTGACACATGTCCAGTGTGCAAGAGAAAATGCGaagtgcagcagcaacagaagggCACGTATGTTGCATTTCATCAAACGTGTCCAAGATGCAACTACTCCAGGAAGTGGCAAAGTCAGCCCATGATTAATAACACCCCAGTTGGCAATGTACAGTTATCTATTGCTACATATTTCACTGGTGCATCCTTCATCCAGCTGGAAAAGGTAGTACTATTAATGTTTTGTCGTCCAAATCATATGACACTTTCAACCAATAGACAATTACTAAACactgtttgtattattgttatgttagcTCAGCTACATCGCAACAACAGCTTTAGGCCAAGCTGTTGTTGCCTCCAAGCAGAGTGTCATATCCGAAGGCCAAGAAGGGAGAACCCACCGCAAAGCCGGTCAAAACAGACCCCACGTACAGTAAGTCactaaatttttttatttacattgaataAAACGTTAtagaaaaactgacaaaaactttttttggcttatttttttctttcttaataaCTTAAATTAACACCTaacacaacaaataacacatttaaattgaaatagctgaaaatgtaatgacacaGTAAATAAATTACTGTCTGAATGTAATGTCATGGTTCtctgttacattttaaagactaTGTGGCTGAATTGATGAGGCTGGTGTTCGAGGAGGTGATGGAAGACCCAGAGTCTTTCGCAGAGGACATGAGGAAGATCGCCATCCCAGAGACCCTGTCAGCCCAGTATGACAGGCCCTTAAAGGAGGAAGTCATTGCCTCACACGTGACCCGCTTCAGTCAAGGGGTGGGCGGAAGCCAACATATTGTCCAGCCAGATCAGGAAACTCCTGGCGTATCCGGCACACAACACACGACGGGATGACAACTCGTACACGTCGTCCCAAATATCCCCAGCACCAGCTGACAAAGCTGAGGTATGCTAAATGCCGGTAGCAACTGAAAAGTGGATAGAAATCATAGTTACAGACAGGATTAGAGAAAATGGAGCTACATTATAGTTCACTGGCCTAATTACAGGATTGAAAATAGTCAAATTTGTACtacattgctttaaaaaaaaaaaaaatctaaactaaCATTTACTAATCCATTTTTTTACAACACTAATTTAGTTATTGCTTATGGGCAAAATAAGACGCTCTCCCCTTCTGTGGGCATCGTCATGCAGTTCCCACAAGTGCACCTTCCAGAGATACAGTATTGTGTATGAAAAGTACAGTAACACATTTCATAGATTCAAGAGTTCTATTCATCAGTTACTCATATTACGTACAGGGGAACAAAACTACTGTCATAACAGTCCCATCATATATCtacacaaaatgttaaaattagcGTTTCACCAAACAGTAAGTGATAAAAtctaaatagaaaacaaaaagacatgtaCAGGTACTGCTGAAGCTTATACTGAGAAAAAATGGCGGGGGGAGGGGCGGGTTATCAAGCCTCAACCAGTGTCTCCCTACAATTAACCACATACAGTATTGGGAAtatacacagagaaaacatattACCATTCCGAggtgtcctgcagcagtctttgttGTGGAGGCGTTTCACTTGCGACAGTATCTTCTgtctctgggtcagactccgggtCAAATGTGTAAGGGATTACGGCGCGGGGTCGTGACACAGccatttaacaatgttttgataatgacgagcagagcatccatcgtgccagagggggagctgcgtatctgagagctgacgtgctaaatacgtcacttccaggtacctagccaatcacaggacagtgggaaagctctcgttggctggccaatcacaacacagtccacgttctgggggtgtgattttggtctgaaacagcacggctgacgagagcgtcagtgaggagatattttgatcggctggTTTGCAGCGATTAGAAGGTTTtgaaccatgaaaacaagttaatatatgtaagtagacctctaTAACACatcatatatgtgtgatacaagcattcgatgtcacctttaaatgtgttcCATGTTTTAGGTGCTGAAAATCAAATGCTTTCTTGCCCAGTTGAGTTCGTACTTTGGGAACGAGAgattgtgacttctgtgtttctttgttaaaagacaagacaaattCAAGGGAATAAGAGAAGGGAATACCCCAATACGATAAACTGTTCAGTCCTTGTACAGGATGCCTTCAGTATTTACCTGATTGCTTTCCACACGCTTCATGAAGAGGTCTGGGATCCACAGAGCGAAGAACAGGTCTCTGGCCCTCTGCTCCTCTTTACCCGTGTTCTTCTTCAACTCTAAGAAGTCAAACACATCGAAATGCCACGGCTCCAGGTACACAGCGAAGGCTCCAGGTCTCTGTACAGGTGAACACAGTGAGTCAGGTGATTAAACTGCATCACTGCTCTCAATCACCAGTAAAAATAGGCTCTCAAAGTCAGTTACAGGGGGCAAATAATGTCCTTGGGGGGCAGCAGGCCCAGCTACAAGACACCTGCAGTAAGTGAGCAACATGTGAGATTCAACAAAGGCTTTCAtctgcttctctgtgttttaaaatgacaaaaatgagcCAGAgcttctttgtttcctgtggcCTTTGAAAAGCTTAATCtacttttcttttatcattttaaGAGTTTACAACcgttgtttatttattaggtTAATAATTGAGTTGGCATGAGTTGACATGTGTATTATTGTCTACAAGGTTTTTACAGTTTCTGGTTCAGTGTCCTTTGTAAGGttgttgtcttcctgtttttcaTGTGCCTTGTTGCCTGCTGCAGATCAAATGTCCTCTGGGACAATAATAAAGTTGGAGCACTTTGTCTGGAGAAAAACATTTGTGCTAACTGCAAATCTTTCATCTTACCTTGTTTCCACCCTGGTCAACATAACGTGCAGTGTTGTTGTACACTCGAAGCATAGGAACCAGCCCATTGGAGGAGCCATTTGTCTGGAACACACGGAACACTTTAAGTAATATAAACCTTTACAGGGTGTGAATTATAATGTTTTAGCTGCTTGATTTTACTCTCTCTACTGGTATATTTATTGTTTCTCACCCCAGCAATGTAGCTGCCTGTTGATCGGATACAGCTCACTGCTAAGCCAATGCCGCCAGCTGATTTGGAGATAAGGGCACACTGCTTCAGTGTGTCGTAAATACCCTCGATGCTGTCGTCCTTCATGGTGAGCAAGAAACAACTAGAGAAACACAAAACCCACAAAATGGCAATATGTAATAACAAATGTACTGTAAGTAATTAAGATAAGATAGGCCTTTATTAatcccacagtggggaaatttacattttcacagcagcaaagactttaaagataaaggtaataaataaaaaacatgcattttcacatatgtgaaagtacaatatagacaaataataacaagaatgtacattatagacattaagttagcagaatatacacagtatgtggGCTTGATGTTAACAGTATAAACAGAACTGAACATGAGGGTAGGCTGAGAATAGGCCGCTTCCTCCTGGACTTCTATACTTTTGCCCTCACAACTATTATTTAATTTGCTTACTTATTTTACACATTGAAGAAATGCCTAtttacatctgctgtgacatgagaaTGCAAATTATTATACTCATGTAACAGCAGAAGAAACAAGTGACCTCTACAGTTGGACGCAGGGAAAAATATATCAGTAGCAGTTGGCTCAAGCACTCCTGATATATCGGCATATTGGATAATCCTCACCATAAATCAGAATAAAACCGTTACAAAAGACCTAATTACATGTAACCAACTCTATGCCAGTATAAAATGTTAAGGAAAACACTGGCCTACAGCAATGGTGTAATGCTTACCTGGACAGCTGTGGCTTGTTGGTGCCAGCATTGAACAGTGTGGGTGACGCATGGGTGAACCACTTCTCCGACAGTAAATTATAGGTCTCAATGGCTGCATCAATGTCTCGTCCATGGATGCCGACAGCCACTCTCATTAGCATGTGCTGAGGTCTCTCAGCAACTGCAGGAACACAGTTTAaccaaaacaattaaacaaaaacaaaagacaaaagacttTAAAGTCTGCAGAACAAATGAAGCCGACACTGACCTTTGCCATTAATCTTCAACAAATAGGATCGCTCAAGAGTCTGCAAAAGCAAAATAATGAGTAAGATATCAACGACAAGGATTTTTTAGTGAGACCATGAATTTACTGTATAAATTACCTTAAACCCAAAGAAGTTGTAAGAGAAGTCTCTGTCGTAAATGATGGCTGAGTTGAGGCGCTGCAAAGACAATAATAtatgttaaatgtttcatttgaaaacataaatgttatGTTACACATCATCAAACGTGACATACAGCCTTGTTTTCCAGGACAATGTCCAGCGTCTCCTTGGAGATCATTGGAGAATGGCGCTTATTTAATGGGTTGACGTAGGCGTACAGGTCATCCATCACAtctacaaaagcaaaaaaacagaagaaagtgTCAAAATAATTACTATGTATACATTTAATCACTTTTATAGTGGACAATGAATCGTTGCAGTGTTTTCTGTACTACTGCTAAGATGAAAAGCATATGTTGTAGGGCGGAACGATATTGAATTAATATCTAATCTGAACAGGAATTGCAATatgatttttctcattttcattcaaaaaacatattcaaagtgattactgtgtgacatttgtgcggatctgtgagaaaacaaagacGTTGTCTTCAGtgtgtagaataagatgtgtatagatcaagacaataattaatccaAAATgataatttgacacacattctGCAGTAGGCTGTATTGcaatttcgattaattgttcagacCTAATatgttacatcattttaaagcctaaattaatgtactgtatatttatatttatattttaatggtTGTTACTCACCGCTGAATACTTTCTTGGTCTCTTTATGCAGGTTAGACACAGCTATCCTTGCAGCGAGGATTGCATAGTCAGGATGTTTGGTGGTGAGGGTGGCAGAGGTTTCTGCTGCCAGAGTGTCCAGTTCCACAGTGGTCACTCCACTGTAAAGACCCTGGATCACCTTCATTGTGATTTGGGTCTGTGGGAACAGAGATAAAAGACTGAGGCTCCACACTGGAGGACAACAATGACCTGAACTATGTTTTGTGGCCTGCACAAAACATaatgcttcttttcttttcgttAGTTTCAAATAGTAGGTTTTTAAACTcttatatttatctttaaagcacttaatggtcttGGTCTATCTTATGTTTCTGATTTGCTCTTCACCTTTAAACCCTCAAAACCCTCAAAACCCTGAGGTCTTCAAACAGAGTGTTGATATTTTTAAGAGCAGATGAAAGACCTATCTTTTTAATTTGGCCTTAAATTAAACGTCTATTATTTTATGTGTCTATTTtgcttatatactgtatttgacaTTGCACATGCTGGAaagaaatatatgtatatttgttgtCATTGaaatactttgtgtgtgtttgaattgtAAAACAAATTGAGTTTGACAGAATAAAACTGGCACATGTCACAGAAAACACTTTTTGAACTTACAGCGTCCACAAAGTCGGAGTTGAGTCCATAGCCAAGCTTCTGAATGCGAGAGGTGATTTTATCAAAAGTGACTCTCTCCTGACGGCCAtctgaaaataacaaacatttgaCTGGTCACTTTCTGAATAACAGACTCTTTGCTCcatgacataaaaaaacctgaataattttggtttgtggacaaaaccagacatttgggaaaatgtaataacttccaggtttttacataataataataataataataataatgaaaacaaatatattgaatacaaaagaaaacaggtaattaaaaaaactttGTCAAACTTTTGGCAGACTTTCCGTCCATTTTCTGggagtaaaaatgtgaaaacctACATTAAAAGGTTGGCCAGTATAATAACTACCTATTATTGATTAATCCTTCTTATTCTCTCGATTCATTGATTTTAattgtttggtcaataa
This genomic stretch from Solea senegalensis isolate Sse05_10M linkage group LG13, IFAPA_SoseM_1, whole genome shotgun sequence harbors:
- the LOC122780007 gene encoding ribonucleoside-diphosphate reductase large subunit-like, translating into MFVIKRDGRQERVTFDKITSRIQKLGYGLNSDFVDATQITMKVIQGLYSGVTTVELDTLAAETSATLTTKHPDYAILAARIAVSNLHKETKKVFSDVMDDLYAYVNPLNKRHSPMISKETLDIVLENKARLNSAIIYDRDFSYNFFGFKTLERSYLLKINGKVAERPQHMLMRVAVGIHGRDIDAAIETYNLLSEKWFTHASPTLFNAGTNKPQLSSCFLLTMKDDSIEGIYDTLKQCALISKSAGGIGLAVSCIRSTGSYIAGTNGSSNGLVPMLRVYNNTARYVDQGGNKRPGAFAVYLEPWHFDVFDFLELKKNTGKEEQRARDLFFALWIPDLFMKRVESNQDWSLMCPGECPGLEDCWGKEFEELYTKYEKEGRAKRVVKAQQVWYAIIESQTETGTPYMLYKDACNGKSNQQNLGTIKSSNLCTEIVEYTSEDEVAVCNLASIALNMYVTPEKTFDFKKLAAVTKVIVKNLNKIIEINYYPVPEAERSNKRHRPIGIGVQGLADAFILMRYPFESPEAQLLNIQIFETIYYSALEASCELAEKLGPYQTYAGSPVSKGILQFDMWGKTPTDLLDWSALKEKIAKHGVRNSLLMAPMPTASTAQILGNNESIEAYTSNIYTRRVLSGEFQIVNPHLLKDLTERGLWSDEMKNQLIAQNGSIQDIAEIPDDLKQLYKTVWEISQKTVLKMAADRGAYIDQSQSLNIHIAEPNYGKLTSMHFYGWKLGLKTGMYYLRTKPAAKPIQFTLNKEKLKEAQSGKSVEEETKEQNTAAMVCSLANKDECLMCGS